The following are encoded in a window of Neomicrococcus lactis genomic DNA:
- a CDS encoding RNA degradosome polyphosphate kinase: protein MNQPQNRSFGTSEVPAVRATIDRIELPDFVPAAQPDGGFSGERFLDRELSWLQFNARVLELAEDPQLFLLERVNFLSIFGSNLDEFFMVRVAGLKRRIAAGMAVPSAAGINPVDQLEMLLQQAHELQKRHAAVFKDHVLPALADQNIHVKKWRDLDETQKATLREWFMDQVFPVLTPLAVDPAHPFPYISGLSLNLAVIVRNPVSGKELFARIKVPDVLPRLVSVDQPGSRTAPTREVSLISLEDVISEHLDNLFPGMEVVENYSFRVTRNEDLEVEEDDAENLLQALEKELLRRRFGPPVRLEIVDDMNPAVKALLIRELNVDEDEVFSLPAPLDLRGLSVIAGIDRPELHYPKQIAHTSRDLNASETSKAADVFAAMRRRDILLHHPYDSFSTSVQAFLEQAAADPHVVAIKQTLYRTSGDSPIVDALIDAAEAGKQVLALVEIKARFDEQANIDWARKLEQAGVHVVYGIVGLKTHSKLSLVVRRESKGLRRYCHIGTGNYHPRTARYYEDFGLLTTDEQVGEDISRLFNQLSGYAPKTTFKRLLVAPRSLRSGLIDRIEKEIENKKAGLKARVVIKVNSIVDEAVIDALYRASQAGVQVDVIVRGICAIRPGVPGLSENIRVRSFLGRFLEHSRVFAFANGDDPIVYIGSADMMHRNLDRRVEALVRLANKSDISGLLDLANRYLDPGTASWHLDSEGNWTRHHVDADGKPLLDIQSYLLQSRERQSGAVRR, encoded by the coding sequence GTGAATCAACCTCAGAATAGAAGCTTCGGGACCAGCGAGGTTCCGGCAGTGCGCGCCACGATCGACCGTATTGAGCTCCCTGATTTTGTGCCCGCCGCACAGCCAGATGGTGGCTTCAGCGGCGAACGCTTCTTGGATCGCGAATTGTCGTGGCTTCAGTTCAACGCTCGCGTGTTGGAACTTGCCGAGGATCCCCAGCTCTTCTTGCTTGAACGCGTCAACTTCTTGTCCATTTTCGGTTCCAATCTGGACGAGTTCTTCATGGTGCGCGTGGCCGGCCTCAAGCGCCGCATCGCCGCGGGCATGGCAGTTCCGTCTGCTGCAGGCATCAACCCCGTTGACCAGCTGGAGATGTTGCTGCAGCAAGCTCACGAGTTGCAGAAGCGCCACGCTGCGGTCTTCAAGGACCACGTTTTGCCTGCGCTTGCCGATCAAAACATTCATGTGAAGAAGTGGCGTGATCTGGACGAAACCCAGAAGGCCACCTTGCGCGAATGGTTCATGGATCAGGTATTCCCTGTATTGACGCCGCTCGCTGTGGACCCGGCTCACCCTTTCCCATACATTTCGGGCTTGTCCTTGAACTTGGCCGTGATTGTGCGAAACCCGGTCTCCGGCAAGGAGCTGTTCGCTCGCATCAAGGTGCCGGACGTTTTGCCACGCTTGGTCTCCGTCGATCAGCCAGGTTCCCGTACCGCGCCAACGCGCGAAGTCAGCCTGATCTCGCTAGAGGACGTCATCTCCGAGCACCTCGACAACTTGTTCCCGGGCATGGAAGTCGTGGAGAACTACTCCTTCCGTGTCACGCGTAACGAAGACCTTGAGGTTGAAGAAGACGACGCCGAGAACCTCCTACAGGCTCTCGAGAAGGAACTGTTGCGTCGCCGCTTCGGTCCTCCAGTTCGTCTCGAAATCGTTGACGACATGAACCCGGCCGTCAAGGCTCTGTTGATTCGTGAACTCAACGTGGACGAGGACGAAGTGTTCTCGCTTCCTGCGCCATTGGATCTGCGCGGACTCAGTGTCATCGCTGGCATTGACCGTCCTGAGCTGCACTACCCGAAGCAGATTGCGCACACGTCTCGAGACCTCAACGCTTCGGAGACGTCCAAGGCTGCCGACGTGTTTGCCGCCATGCGCCGTCGCGACATTCTGCTGCACCATCCGTACGACTCCTTCTCAACCTCCGTCCAGGCATTCTTGGAGCAGGCTGCAGCGGATCCGCACGTGGTTGCCATCAAGCAGACCTTGTACCGCACCTCGGGCGACTCCCCCATCGTTGACGCCCTGATCGATGCTGCCGAAGCCGGTAAGCAGGTCTTGGCGCTCGTGGAAATCAAGGCCCGCTTCGACGAGCAGGCCAACATCGACTGGGCTCGAAAGCTCGAGCAAGCCGGCGTGCACGTGGTCTACGGCATCGTTGGCTTGAAGACTCACTCGAAGCTGTCCCTTGTGGTGCGTCGTGAATCCAAGGGTCTGCGCCGTTACTGCCACATCGGCACGGGTAACTACCACCCACGCACGGCCCGCTACTACGAGGACTTCGGTCTGCTGACCACGGATGAGCAGGTGGGTGAGGACATTTCGCGCCTATTCAACCAGCTGTCCGGCTATGCACCGAAGACCACGTTCAAGCGACTGCTCGTGGCACCGCGTTCCTTGCGCTCCGGCTTGATTGACCGGATAGAGAAGGAAATTGAAAACAAAAAGGCTGGCCTGAAGGCTCGCGTGGTCATCAAGGTCAACTCGATTGTTGACGAAGCCGTGATCGATGCGCTCTACCGTGCTTCGCAAGCTGGCGTCCAGGTGGATGTCATTGTGCGCGGTATTTGCGCCATCCGCCCAGGAGTTCCAGGGCTGAGTGAGAACATTCGGGTGCGCTCCTTCTTGGGACGCTTCCTTGAGCACTCGCGCGTCTTCGCGTTCGCCAATGGCGACGATCCAATCGTCTACATCGGCTCGGCAGACATGATGCACCGCAACTTGGACCGTCGCGTGGAAGCTTTGGTTCGCCTCGCAAACAAGTCCGATATTTCGGGATTGCTGGATCTGGCCAACCGCTACCTCGATCCTGGAACGGCCAGCTGGCATCTCGATTCCGAAGGAAACTGGACGCGGCACCACGTGGACGCTGACGGTAAGCCGCTCTTGGACATCCAGTCGTATCTACTCCAGTCTCGTGAACGTCAATCAGGAGCAGTTCGACGTTGA
- the mshD gene encoding mycothiol synthase → MSAEPYVDYSIHLSKGRPEALHLKDIRALAVAAEDSDGQPPLSEQTLVDLRTQTDADRLVVVSAYLRQSAEQDSGELVGVAIAIFPAPPFPTEDDAAARLAQEPSVPQEAATGTLELVVHPEFRNYGIGSALANALAKAIPADSVRAWSHGNHEGAARLAEKHHFVIQRELYRLRLVNNTTLPEAALPAGATIRGFEPGTDEEAWLVANAAAFAHHPEQGSLTMADLKARMEEEWFDPAGFLMAVDESGKLLGYHWTKIHPALHSPTTGDHEAVGEVYVVGVVPEAQGTGLGKALTIAGINHLRAQGLHAVMLYVDADNTAAVELYRKLGFTKWDVDVMYGPKRIA, encoded by the coding sequence ATGAGTGCTGAACCCTACGTTGACTATTCGATTCACCTCTCGAAGGGGCGCCCTGAAGCGCTTCATCTGAAGGACATTCGTGCGCTCGCCGTGGCTGCCGAAGATTCTGATGGCCAGCCGCCGCTGTCTGAGCAAACCCTCGTCGACTTACGGACGCAAACGGATGCGGACCGCTTAGTAGTGGTCAGCGCCTACTTGCGACAGAGCGCTGAGCAAGATTCCGGCGAGCTTGTTGGAGTTGCCATCGCTATTTTCCCTGCTCCACCGTTTCCTACTGAGGACGACGCCGCAGCTCGGCTTGCGCAGGAACCGTCAGTTCCGCAGGAAGCGGCTACGGGAACTCTCGAATTGGTAGTTCACCCTGAGTTCCGCAACTACGGAATTGGGTCCGCTTTGGCCAACGCTCTCGCTAAGGCGATCCCCGCCGATTCGGTCAGGGCCTGGTCCCACGGCAACCACGAGGGCGCCGCGCGTCTTGCCGAAAAGCACCATTTCGTCATCCAGCGCGAGCTCTATCGACTGCGGCTCGTCAACAACACCACTTTGCCGGAAGCGGCACTGCCAGCCGGCGCCACGATTCGCGGCTTTGAACCGGGTACGGACGAAGAAGCGTGGCTGGTTGCGAATGCCGCCGCCTTTGCGCACCACCCGGAACAGGGATCGTTGACCATGGCTGATCTCAAGGCCCGCATGGAAGAGGAATGGTTTGATCCAGCCGGATTCCTGATGGCCGTGGATGAGTCCGGGAAGCTCTTGGGATATCACTGGACCAAGATTCATCCCGCTCTGCACTCCCCTACCACCGGCGATCACGAAGCCGTTGGCGAGGTTTATGTGGTGGGAGTCGTCCCCGAAGCGCAGGGCACCGGATTGGGCAAAGCGCTAACCATCGCCGGAATCAATCACTTGCGCGCTCAAGGTTTGCACGCCGTCATGTTGTACGTGGACGCGGACAATACAGCCGCCGTGGAGCTCTACCGGAAGCTGGGATTCACGAAATGGGACGTAGACGTAATGTACGGACCAAAAAGAATAGCGTAA
- a CDS encoding winged helix-turn-helix transcriptional regulator has translation MTNIALLSSSNEVPGSMLPALEVLSHPVGVYPAAAASMIEARDADVVIVDARKDFTGARSLCQLLRQTGIEVPLLVLLTEGGTAAISTAWTTDDFLLDTCGPAELEARLRLAVGRIKASQPDETNEIRAAGVVIDESSYTARLHGHPLNLTYKEFELLKYLAQFPSRVFTREQLLHEVWGYDYFGGTRTVDVHVRRLRAKLGADHEQLIATVRNVGYRFNANRVPEDV, from the coding sequence ATGACCAACATCGCGCTGCTCTCATCCAGCAACGAGGTGCCGGGCAGTATGTTGCCTGCACTCGAAGTGCTTTCCCATCCGGTAGGGGTGTACCCCGCGGCCGCCGCATCCATGATCGAAGCTCGAGATGCAGACGTGGTCATCGTGGATGCCCGCAAAGATTTCACCGGTGCTCGGTCCTTGTGCCAGCTGCTTCGCCAGACAGGTATTGAAGTCCCCCTTTTGGTCCTCTTGACCGAAGGTGGGACGGCGGCAATTTCTACGGCGTGGACCACGGACGATTTCCTTCTGGACACGTGCGGCCCAGCAGAACTTGAAGCGCGCCTGCGTTTGGCCGTCGGGCGAATCAAGGCCTCGCAACCGGACGAGACCAACGAGATCCGGGCTGCCGGCGTCGTTATCGACGAATCCAGCTATACCGCAAGGCTTCACGGTCACCCACTCAACCTGACCTACAAGGAATTCGAGCTCCTGAAGTACCTGGCGCAATTCCCGAGCCGCGTCTTCACCCGCGAACAGCTGCTGCATGAGGTCTGGGGCTACGACTACTTCGGCGGCACCCGCACCGTGGACGTCCACGTTCGGCGTCTGCGCGCGAAGCTCGGCGCTGATCACGAGCAACTGATTGCTACCGTGCGAAACGTCGGCTATCGCTTCAACGCCAACCGCGTTCCCGAAGATGTCTAA
- a CDS encoding FABP family protein, which yields MAIEIPTDLTPELVPLSWLIGTWEGMGRLGEGEADDEYFVQRVEFRATGLPYLEYRSESWVSDNTGTKLRPLGIELGFWQLERPLEDADGGPGMIPGDLYPVLRSAEDVEKLRNDDGGFDIQVSITHPRGLTEMYYGQIKGPQIHVATDLVMRGTHSKEYASATRIYGLVNGDLFWRWDASIGGNELAAHASAALKKIAAPAPVETSDAPSETSPENDQSDADHGETNQQ from the coding sequence ATGGCAATTGAAATCCCTACGGATCTCACTCCTGAACTAGTACCGCTGTCATGGTTGATCGGTACCTGGGAAGGAATGGGTCGCCTCGGGGAAGGCGAAGCCGACGACGAATACTTCGTGCAGCGCGTGGAGTTCCGAGCCACCGGTCTTCCATATTTGGAATACCGCTCCGAGAGCTGGGTCTCCGACAACACTGGCACGAAGTTGCGCCCTTTGGGGATTGAACTCGGCTTCTGGCAACTTGAACGTCCCCTCGAAGACGCCGACGGTGGTCCCGGAATGATTCCCGGTGACCTGTACCCAGTGTTGCGTTCGGCCGAGGACGTGGAGAAGCTGCGCAATGACGACGGCGGCTTCGACATTCAAGTGAGCATCACGCATCCGCGTGGCCTGACGGAGATGTATTACGGCCAGATCAAGGGTCCGCAAATTCATGTTGCGACCGACTTGGTTATGCGCGGTACCCATTCCAAGGAATACGCCTCTGCCACGCGAATCTACGGACTCGTCAACGGAGACCTGTTCTGGCGATGGGATGCAAGCATCGGCGGCAACGAGCTCGCCGCTCATGCTTCTGCCGCACTCAAAAAGATCGCCGCTCCGGCGCCGGTCGAAACTTCGGACGCTCCAAGCGAGACGTCACCTGAGAACGATCAGTCTGATGCTGATCACGGAGAGACTAACCAGCAGTGA
- a CDS encoding folate-binding protein YgfZ, which produces MTYLSALLQRPGAVAGTGRDAGVASHYGSPLPEQRALDRGLAVADLSQLGVVKVTGEDRGRWLHSLASQALNNLKPGDSTRSLFLTIQGRIDFDTKVLETEDSTLLITERESAAPLAAFLNSMRFMMRVEVTDETDHWAVLGARKALVEGALTWVDPWPHVGIGGFSYSGPQHPAEDTTWIEQLIPLEELDATVAALQAQGVSLAGTTAVEALRIADWKPRFGAETDEKTIPHELDLLRTSVHLAKGCYKGQETIARVHNLGHPPRRLVFLHLDGSEHTLPEPGSEVHLDGRNIGKITTSALHYEAGPIALALIKRAVDPEATLEIVEESGAKSPATQEVIVSTDAGQVVGRAKGFIKPPTR; this is translated from the coding sequence GTGACCTATCTTTCAGCACTCTTGCAACGACCAGGTGCCGTAGCCGGCACAGGACGAGATGCAGGAGTTGCGTCGCATTACGGATCTCCTTTGCCCGAACAACGGGCGCTGGACCGTGGCCTCGCCGTTGCGGACTTGTCGCAGCTCGGCGTCGTGAAAGTGACCGGCGAAGATCGCGGCCGCTGGCTTCACTCTCTTGCTTCTCAAGCGCTCAACAACCTCAAGCCAGGAGACTCCACGCGCTCCTTATTCTTGACGATTCAGGGCCGTATCGACTTCGATACCAAAGTCCTTGAAACCGAGGACAGCACGCTTCTCATCACCGAACGAGAAAGCGCTGCACCGCTGGCCGCTTTCCTGAACTCCATGCGCTTTATGATGCGCGTCGAAGTCACCGATGAAACGGATCACTGGGCTGTACTGGGCGCACGGAAAGCACTCGTTGAAGGTGCCCTGACCTGGGTGGATCCGTGGCCGCACGTCGGCATCGGCGGATTCTCCTACTCAGGCCCACAGCACCCAGCAGAAGACACCACGTGGATTGAGCAGCTCATTCCGCTCGAAGAGCTGGATGCAACCGTTGCCGCTCTCCAGGCTCAAGGCGTGTCCTTGGCTGGCACCACGGCTGTTGAAGCGTTGCGCATTGCCGACTGGAAGCCACGATTCGGCGCCGAGACGGATGAGAAGACCATCCCTCACGAGCTCGATTTGCTGCGTACCTCTGTGCACCTCGCCAAGGGCTGCTACAAGGGCCAAGAAACGATCGCGCGAGTCCACAACCTCGGACACCCGCCACGCCGCTTGGTGTTTTTGCACCTCGACGGCAGCGAGCACACCCTTCCGGAGCCCGGTAGCGAGGTTCATCTCGACGGTCGTAACATCGGCAAGATCACCACGAGCGCTTTGCACTACGAGGCTGGCCCCATTGCGCTAGCGCTCATCAAGCGTGCCGTGGATCCCGAAGCCACGCTCGAGATTGTTGAGGAATCGGGCGCGAAGAGCCCCGCAACTCAAGAAGTGATCGTCTCTACTGACGCGGGCCAGGTTGTTGGCCGCGCCAAGGGCTTCATCAAGCCGCCCACGCGCTAA
- a CDS encoding GNAT family N-acetyltransferase gives MRLSASSRSVAALAWSRILGLSDQSLHAGAMGESSDFTLKTSRQAATRATYLQLVQASALIAPQWFVEACENAPASEIADPRLLVDMARHYGYRDARILSEEAIYLLDEVPQYAQPRVENPDRVVVSLSREDSQALERQCPADDFIYTHPSARDHQFTAVDEDESARWSTSAYDVWEGLVADIAVLVSPESRLQGFGKFITGVAAEDALSDGLVPQLRVGMGNAAAMTLAESLGFELSGSVTSVFLGETTTPPR, from the coding sequence ATGAGACTCTCAGCTAGTAGCCGTTCAGTTGCGGCCCTCGCATGGTCTCGCATCCTGGGGCTTTCAGATCAGTCGTTGCACGCGGGCGCGATGGGCGAGAGCTCTGACTTCACCCTCAAGACTTCCCGCCAAGCGGCGACTCGCGCTACCTATTTGCAGTTGGTTCAAGCGTCCGCACTCATTGCCCCGCAATGGTTCGTCGAGGCCTGCGAAAATGCCCCTGCGTCTGAAATTGCTGACCCGCGGTTGCTCGTGGACATGGCGCGGCACTATGGCTACCGTGATGCTCGGATCTTGAGCGAAGAGGCCATCTACTTACTCGACGAGGTCCCGCAGTATGCGCAGCCTCGCGTCGAGAATCCGGACCGTGTAGTGGTGTCTTTGAGCCGCGAAGATTCGCAAGCGCTCGAACGGCAGTGCCCGGCAGACGATTTCATCTACACCCATCCCAGCGCGCGAGATCACCAATTCACGGCCGTTGACGAAGACGAATCAGCGCGGTGGTCTACGAGTGCCTACGACGTCTGGGAAGGCCTGGTGGCTGACATCGCCGTCCTGGTCTCCCCCGAATCGCGACTCCAGGGCTTTGGAAAGTTCATCACCGGCGTCGCGGCCGAGGACGCACTCTCTGACGGCTTGGTGCCGCAATTGCGCGTGGGTATGGGAAATGCCGCGGCAATGACCTTGGCAGAATCACTGGGATTCGAGTTATCAGGCTCAGTGACGTCCGTCTTCTTGGGCGAAACTACGACGCCGCCGCGTTAG
- a CDS encoding ATP-dependent 6-phosphofructokinase, which produces MRIGIMTSGGDCPGLNAVIRGAVLGGIKRHGDEFVGFRDGWRGVKEGDFMNLPRGTVRGISKQGGTILGTSRVNPYEGPLGGPEHISKVLKDHKVDALMVIGGEGSLAGANRLAEAGLPIVGVPKTIDNDLNGTDYTFGFDTAVQIGTEAIDRLRTTGESHHRVMVAEVMGRHAGWIALHAGMAAGAHAILIPEVPASADDVVNWVQEAYDRGRGPLVVVAEGFVMGETGEAYSHLGLDEAGRPRLGGIGEVVARIIQERTGIETRCTTLGYIQRGGVPTAYDRVLATRLGMAAAEAAHDGAWGEMVALEGTNIHRVPLSAALHSLKTVPKSRYEEVAVLFG; this is translated from the coding sequence ATGAGAATTGGCATCATGACGAGCGGTGGAGACTGCCCGGGACTCAATGCAGTGATTCGAGGAGCAGTCCTCGGCGGCATTAAGCGCCACGGGGACGAGTTCGTTGGCTTCAGAGACGGCTGGCGAGGCGTCAAGGAAGGCGACTTCATGAACCTTCCGCGTGGCACCGTCCGCGGTATTTCCAAGCAGGGTGGCACCATTCTGGGCACCTCTCGCGTCAATCCTTACGAGGGCCCACTCGGTGGCCCCGAGCATATTTCCAAGGTCCTCAAGGACCACAAGGTGGACGCGCTCATGGTGATCGGTGGCGAAGGATCGCTCGCCGGAGCCAATCGTCTCGCCGAGGCCGGGTTACCCATCGTGGGTGTTCCGAAGACCATCGACAACGATCTCAATGGTACGGACTACACCTTCGGCTTCGACACTGCCGTGCAGATCGGCACCGAAGCCATTGACCGCTTGCGGACTACGGGCGAGTCCCATCACCGCGTCATGGTGGCTGAAGTTATGGGTCGTCACGCCGGGTGGATCGCCCTCCATGCAGGCATGGCAGCTGGCGCCCACGCCATCTTGATCCCCGAGGTACCGGCATCTGCCGACGATGTTGTGAACTGGGTACAAGAAGCGTACGACCGCGGTCGTGGGCCCCTCGTAGTGGTTGCTGAAGGCTTTGTCATGGGTGAGACCGGCGAGGCATATTCGCACCTGGGCTTAGATGAAGCTGGCCGCCCTCGACTGGGCGGAATCGGCGAAGTGGTCGCCCGCATCATCCAAGAACGCACCGGCATCGAAACGCGTTGCACCACGCTCGGCTACATTCAGCGCGGCGGTGTTCCCACCGCTTATGACCGCGTCTTGGCAACTCGCTTGGGCATGGCTGCGGCTGAGGCCGCCCACGATGGCGCGTGGGGTGAAATGGTGGCACTCGAGGGCACGAATATCCACCGAGTTCCGCTCTCCGCCGCCTTGCATAGCCTGAAAACCGTTCCGAAGAGCCGTTATGAAGAGGTAGCCGTCCTCTTTGGCTAG
- a CDS encoding PspC domain-containing protein, which produces MEPVYDSLRALPFRRGPERWLGGVCGGIAAKFGLNPLLVRLLMLIAFALPVIGWVTYLVAWLVLPWQDNSIPLERVLGPGMRR; this is translated from the coding sequence ATGGAACCTGTCTATGACTCCCTTCGCGCTCTCCCCTTTCGCCGTGGCCCGGAACGCTGGCTCGGCGGAGTGTGCGGCGGAATAGCAGCTAAGTTCGGTCTCAACCCACTCTTGGTCCGCTTGCTCATGCTGATTGCGTTCGCCCTGCCCGTCATTGGCTGGGTGACGTATCTTGTCGCATGGCTGGTGCTGCCGTGGCAAGACAACAGCATTCCGCTGGAGCGCGTTTTGGGTCCTGGAATGCGGCGCTAA
- a CDS encoding PspC domain-containing protein: MTESSSPRPDEQPDETPRPPFPAAEPEAAFFTWLRSIDLTRSSDRWVGGVVGGIARRLGIDPTLARGIFVVLGILTMTGPFIYGVLWALLPEPDGRIHAQEAGRGRWSAGMTGAVIFVALSMFGTSEVFGMRWGMNDNGGFVRILLTLGVIGLVIYLITSKRGRDPRSINQDTTQRFTSTGQATDNPSDHSYSYQYTYPGQQPGTTADPRTQYHYDRAMQRQRVAAERAVERMERPKLPGHIALIFLGTALVAAGAVLLAKIEGWLPLPDFGARAAVAAALLVLGLGLLFAAVTRRRGGALVPFTIILLLFTMFSTVRSDANWNTYPAFAGTGMGIEEPVVFGTRTVDVRDMARELTADSRVEITGAFNNVNLKIPDDRRIVVDTGAVFYSVVFTDADGTVTRNSSLIQDNPTTFNEDAEGPTLTVHVSGAFGNLKVTTEAN, from the coding sequence ATGACCGAATCATCCTCTCCTCGTCCTGATGAGCAGCCGGACGAGACTCCTCGCCCACCGTTCCCAGCTGCCGAGCCAGAAGCCGCGTTCTTCACCTGGCTTCGTTCGATTGATCTGACGCGCTCCTCCGACCGCTGGGTTGGCGGTGTTGTGGGCGGAATCGCGCGGCGTTTGGGCATCGATCCCACGCTGGCCCGCGGCATCTTTGTGGTTCTTGGCATCCTCACGATGACGGGCCCCTTCATTTACGGCGTCTTGTGGGCACTGTTGCCTGAACCAGACGGACGCATTCATGCTCAAGAAGCAGGACGCGGACGGTGGAGCGCAGGCATGACAGGCGCGGTCATTTTCGTGGCGCTCAGCATGTTTGGCACCTCGGAAGTCTTTGGTATGCGCTGGGGCATGAATGACAACGGCGGCTTCGTCCGAATTCTGCTGACTCTTGGCGTGATTGGGCTCGTCATCTACCTGATTACGTCAAAGCGGGGACGGGATCCGCGATCCATCAACCAAGACACCACGCAGCGCTTCACCTCCACCGGACAAGCAACGGATAACCCCTCGGATCATTCATACAGCTACCAATACACGTATCCAGGCCAGCAACCGGGCACCACTGCTGATCCGAGAACGCAGTATCACTACGATCGCGCAATGCAACGTCAGCGAGTAGCTGCAGAGCGCGCAGTTGAGCGGATGGAGCGCCCCAAGCTCCCCGGACACATCGCTCTCATCTTCTTGGGCACAGCACTCGTAGCCGCTGGAGCCGTACTTCTCGCAAAAATTGAAGGATGGCTTCCGCTCCCTGACTTCGGCGCTCGTGCAGCTGTCGCGGCAGCGTTGCTGGTCTTGGGTCTCGGTCTCTTGTTTGCGGCCGTTACACGGCGTCGTGGCGGAGCACTGGTGCCGTTCACCATCATCTTGTTGCTGTTCACGATGTTCAGCACGGTGCGCTCGGACGCAAACTGGAATACCTACCCAGCGTTCGCCGGAACCGGCATGGGCATTGAGGAACCTGTGGTCTTCGGGACACGCACAGTGGATGTACGCGACATGGCACGCGAACTGACCGCTGACTCTCGAGTGGAGATCACGGGAGCTTTCAACAACGTGAATCTGAAGATTCCTGATGATCGCCGCATTGTGGTGGACACCGGGGCCGTCTTCTACTCTGTAGTCTTCACCGACGCAGACGGAACCGTCACTCGAAATTCCAGCCTCATTCAAGACAACCCCACTACGTTCAACGAAGACGCTGAAGGCCCAACGCTTACCGTTCATGTCAGCGGTGCATTTGGCAACCTCAAAGTCACCACGGAGGCGAACTAA
- a CDS encoding ATP-binding protein, protein MLDATTPQRPPLVRGPERWLAGVCTGVAVHLNIDVRMVRWAMAGLTLAGGAGVFLYAWLWIFVPRAGETDRARSISEAGQRSVSSAVVRNEELDRSAAEEPARLNRGIAGREFLLGAILLIGAGLIAASLFGFAVDWRVILPGAAILVGAVTAWMQLDADRREGLRKGVSAERWVGATRLIVGLVLVIGGSLALLTGVVPVESLLSGGVIALAIIAGIVLVLLPWGLREWRRFVAERSAGWRAADRAEIAAHLHDSVLQTLALIQRRADDPLMVARLARSQERELREWLYGRGDEAPGDLFATIKREAGRIEDDFGGDIDVVTVGNSPGELPTADALLQAAREAMLNAVKHGGGAVTVYCEASQDSVEVFVRDHGPGFDVAGIAEDRRGLRDSIVGRMERNGGTARVSSSPDGTEIALRLPITHEAPRTSEEQDMS, encoded by the coding sequence ATGCTTGACGCCACTACTCCGCAACGACCGCCCTTGGTGCGCGGTCCCGAACGCTGGCTCGCCGGCGTGTGCACAGGTGTGGCCGTTCACTTGAACATCGATGTTCGAATGGTCCGGTGGGCAATGGCCGGGCTGACTCTTGCCGGGGGAGCAGGCGTCTTCTTGTATGCATGGCTATGGATCTTCGTGCCGCGTGCCGGAGAGACGGATCGCGCTCGCAGTATTTCTGAAGCGGGACAGCGTTCGGTGAGCAGCGCCGTCGTACGCAATGAAGAACTGGACCGCAGTGCTGCTGAAGAGCCAGCGCGACTCAACCGCGGCATTGCGGGCCGTGAATTCTTGCTCGGAGCGATCCTGCTCATCGGCGCAGGCCTTATTGCTGCATCCCTCTTCGGGTTTGCCGTTGATTGGCGAGTCATCTTGCCGGGCGCAGCGATTCTGGTGGGCGCAGTGACGGCCTGGATGCAGCTAGACGCCGACCGGCGAGAAGGCTTGCGCAAGGGCGTGAGCGCCGAACGCTGGGTGGGTGCCACCCGCCTGATTGTTGGACTGGTCCTCGTGATTGGCGGTTCGCTGGCGCTCCTGACGGGAGTAGTGCCCGTGGAGTCGCTCTTGTCCGGAGGCGTCATTGCACTCGCCATTATTGCCGGAATTGTCCTGGTTCTCTTGCCTTGGGGATTGCGCGAGTGGCGCCGATTCGTGGCCGAACGGTCCGCGGGCTGGCGGGCTGCAGACCGCGCAGAAATCGCCGCTCATTTGCATGATTCCGTACTTCAGACACTCGCGCTGATCCAACGCCGGGCGGATGATCCGCTCATGGTGGCGCGCTTGGCCAGGTCCCAAGAGCGCGAGCTTCGCGAGTGGTTGTATGGCCGCGGCGATGAAGCACCGGGCGACCTTTTCGCCACCATCAAGCGTGAAGCTGGGCGGATTGAAGACGATTTTGGCGGGGACATTGATGTGGTGACCGTCGGCAATTCTCCGGGTGAACTTCCAACGGCCGACGCACTGCTGCAAGCAGCGCGCGAAGCCATGCTCAACGCCGTCAAGCACGGCGGCGGCGCAGTCACGGTCTACTGCGAAGCGTCTCAAGACAGTGTGGAAGTCTTTGTGCGTGACCACGGCCCGGGCTTTGACGTTGCCGGTATTGCGGAAGATCGGCGCGGACTCAGAGACTCGATTGTTGGCAGGATGGAACGAAACGGCGGCACCGCTCGCGTTTCAAGCTCGCCGGATGGAACTGAAATCGCCTTGCGCTTGCCGATCACTCACGAAGCACCGAGAACTTCCGAAGAACAGGACATGTCATGA